In a single window of the Flavobacterium sp. W4I14 genome:
- a CDS encoding signal transduction histidine kinase/ligand-binding sensor domain-containing protein/DNA-binding response OmpR family regulator (product_source=COG0642/COG3292/COG0745; cath_funfam=1.10.10.60,1.10.287.130,3.30.565.10,3.40.50.2300; cleavage_site_network=SignalP-noTM; cog=COG0642,COG0745,COG3292; pfam=PF00072,PF00512,PF02518,PF07494,PF07495,PF12833; smart=SM00060,SM00342,SM00387,SM00388,SM00448; superfamily=46689,52172,55874,63829; transmembrane_helix_parts=Outside_1_803,TMhelix_804_826,Inside_827_1390), whose amino-acid sequence MYRFFALIFVSILCNSLFAQENIYQFSHLDIANGLSDNQVNAIYKDNKGFMWFGTLSGLNRYDGHEFKIFKHSSKDSTSIPEGYILDIFEGPEKQLWITSGGGFSIYSPSTEKFERFQDKHLRKYKLPVGYLRGIKTNNSGKLYFLIENLGIFCYDPKTNATVRYDHQNGVSNSLYTDQISDLIDDEKGNLWVIYTSGVLDKFNLKNRRVTNRYFVINKRFGEQVNSFNLNRDSEGNIFIYSRGNPFGLYYLNVVSDQFSYFGKKQDHSGLSSNNVSKVIEGDDGNIWIGTDHGGINILDKHTRRLTYILSKEGDPKGLSDNSVGALYKDNNGIVWVGTYKKGISYYHKSVYKFPLNQYLTGENALNEDVNSFAEDNKGNLWIGTNGAGLLYLNRSTGEIKRYRNNPASDNSLSSDIVISLTIDHSGVLWIGTYLGGLDSFDGKKFTNFKHTADPSSISDNRIYALQEDSSNRLWVGTLNGGLNLLDRSTGKFKHFNPSVKNTLNAYVVTCLYEDKNKNILIGTTAGLNILDAKTAKFSYLKNNSRDTNSLIQGVVNSITSDSRGWIWIGTREGISIYNPASRKFTNLSEEVGLPENTVLSLIEDEDHNIWYSSLKGLYKISVIAQGKTYKFRYSKYNKSDGLQNTQFNINAVLKTKAGELIFGGPNGFNIFRAGQIKNSQFPSALVMTDLEVFYHKVNVGESINGHIILPETITELKNLSLSYKENIFSVQFALLNYFNPQKVIYKYSLEGFDKRWLTVPSESRKATFTNLDPGKYILHVRAFNENDAVLLAESQLKITILPPFWRTTWAYILYVLAIGCLLLLIRRRGINKLRREFALVQERIQARQLREQDRKEAERLRELDLLKIKFLTNLSHEFRTPISLILAPVDKLLIESKENGRYGQLAMIKRNARRLLNLVNQLLDFRKMEEQELRLNNSDGEIVSFIKDATDSFYDLAERKQIKLTFKSTIENLYVSYDQDKIERILFNLLSNAFKFTPTGGTVGVELQILDGKPVDGRVSLELKVMDSGIGIPKDKQEKIFERFFQNDTSSSILNQGSGIGLSITKEFVKMHGGEIVVESEPGLGSCFTLYLNLVPVAISGQEQKHPEEADVPDATPDKKDEEKESADKHLRVKNAPLILLVEDNEDFRFYLKDNLRVFYKIEEASNGKEGWQKALALHPDLIVSDISMPEMNGNELCGKLKSDERTKHIPIILLTALTGEEEQLKGLEIGANDYMTKPFNFEILHSKIKNLLTLHQTFKKTYSRQVSMASPEMEIESDDVKFLNTALLYIEDNLHKPQLSVEDLSKHMVISRVSLYRKCLRVTGKTPVDFIRSVKLEKAAVLLEKSTKTISEICYMVGFSTPNYFAKAFREKYQVLPSEYRAKKRDSD is encoded by the coding sequence ATAAAAACCAATAATAGCGGCAAGCTCTATTTCCTGATCGAAAACCTGGGTATTTTTTGCTATGATCCAAAAACTAATGCAACCGTCAGGTATGACCATCAGAACGGTGTATCCAATTCGCTATATACTGATCAGATAAGTGATTTAATTGATGACGAAAAAGGCAATTTATGGGTTATTTATACCAGTGGGGTTCTTGATAAGTTCAATTTAAAGAATCGCAGGGTAACAAACAGGTATTTTGTCATCAACAAAAGGTTTGGTGAGCAGGTAAATTCCTTCAATCTCAACCGCGATTCGGAAGGCAATATTTTTATTTATAGCAGGGGTAACCCTTTCGGTTTATATTACCTTAATGTGGTAAGTGATCAGTTTAGTTATTTTGGGAAAAAGCAAGATCATTCCGGATTAAGCTCAAATAACGTAAGCAAGGTAATTGAGGGCGACGATGGAAATATCTGGATAGGGACTGATCATGGCGGAATCAATATCCTGGACAAACATACCCGCCGGTTAACCTATATTTTAAGTAAAGAAGGTGACCCGAAGGGCTTAAGTGACAATAGTGTAGGGGCTTTATATAAAGATAATAATGGAATAGTGTGGGTCGGGACCTACAAAAAAGGAATCTCTTATTACCATAAAAGTGTTTATAAATTCCCCTTAAATCAGTATCTAACTGGGGAAAATGCACTAAATGAAGATGTTAATTCATTTGCGGAGGATAACAAAGGTAACCTGTGGATCGGAACAAACGGAGCAGGCCTGTTGTACTTGAACAGAAGTACAGGCGAAATAAAAAGATACCGTAATAATCCTGCCAGCGATAATTCTTTAAGTAGTGATATTGTGATCAGCCTTACTATCGATCATTCTGGTGTTTTATGGATCGGTACCTATTTAGGTGGGCTTGATTCTTTTGACGGGAAGAAGTTTACGAATTTTAAGCACACCGCTGATCCCTCAAGCATTTCAGATAACCGGATTTATGCTTTGCAGGAAGATTCTTCCAACAGGCTCTGGGTAGGAACCTTAAACGGCGGGCTGAATTTACTTGACCGCAGTACCGGAAAATTTAAACACTTTAACCCTTCGGTTAAAAATACATTAAATGCTTATGTGGTTACCTGTTTGTATGAAGACAAAAACAAAAACATCTTAATCGGCACCACGGCAGGGCTGAATATCCTGGATGCAAAAACCGCTAAGTTTAGCTATTTAAAAAATAACAGCAGGGATACGAATTCCCTGATACAGGGTGTCGTAAATTCAATCACCAGTGATAGCAGGGGGTGGATTTGGATAGGTACGAGAGAAGGAATAAGCATATACAATCCTGCAAGCAGAAAGTTCACTAATTTAAGCGAAGAGGTTGGCTTACCTGAAAATACAGTGCTTTCACTTATAGAAGATGAGGATCACAATATCTGGTACAGTTCCCTTAAAGGGCTTTACAAAATTTCTGTAATTGCTCAGGGGAAAACCTATAAATTCAGGTACAGTAAGTATAACAAGTCAGACGGGTTGCAGAATACACAGTTCAACATCAATGCGGTACTGAAAACTAAAGCCGGCGAACTGATTTTTGGGGGGCCGAACGGCTTCAATATTTTCAGGGCAGGGCAGATCAAGAACAGCCAGTTTCCCTCAGCGTTGGTTATGACGGATTTAGAGGTATTTTACCATAAGGTAAATGTTGGTGAAAGTATAAATGGACATATTATTTTGCCCGAAACCATAACAGAACTTAAGAATTTAAGCCTTAGCTATAAAGAGAATATTTTTTCAGTCCAGTTTGCACTGCTCAATTATTTTAATCCCCAAAAGGTAATCTATAAATACAGTCTGGAAGGATTCGATAAACGTTGGCTAACGGTACCTTCAGAAAGCCGTAAAGCTACTTTTACAAACCTTGATCCAGGCAAATATATACTCCATGTAAGGGCTTTTAATGAAAATGACGCTGTACTCTTGGCCGAATCACAATTGAAAATTACCATTTTACCTCCCTTCTGGCGTACAACATGGGCGTATATCCTGTATGTTTTGGCCATTGGTTGCCTGTTGCTATTGATCAGGAGAAGGGGGATCAATAAATTAAGGCGGGAGTTTGCTTTGGTACAGGAAAGGATCCAGGCCCGGCAATTACGCGAGCAAGACCGTAAGGAGGCTGAAAGATTACGGGAACTTGATCTGTTAAAAATTAAATTTTTAACCAACCTGAGCCATGAGTTCAGGACACCTATTTCCCTGATCCTGGCCCCTGTAGATAAACTTTTGATCGAATCCAAGGAGAATGGGCGGTATGGCCAGCTGGCCATGATCAAGAGAAATGCACGGCGGTTATTGAATCTGGTAAACCAACTGCTCGATTTCCGTAAAATGGAAGAGCAGGAACTAAGGTTAAATAATAGCGATGGCGAAATTGTTTCCTTCATTAAAGATGCAACAGATTCTTTTTACGATCTGGCAGAACGGAAGCAGATCAAACTTACTTTTAAAAGCACCATAGAAAATCTATATGTATCATATGATCAGGATAAGATAGAGCGGATATTGTTCAATTTACTTTCTAACGCATTTAAATTTACACCTACAGGCGGAACAGTAGGTGTTGAGCTACAAATACTGGATGGTAAACCAGTAGATGGCAGGGTTTCATTGGAGTTAAAAGTGATGGACTCGGGGATTGGTATTCCAAAAGATAAACAGGAAAAAATATTCGAACGGTTTTTTCAAAATGATACTTCTTCTTCCATTCTTAACCAGGGTTCAGGGATAGGCCTTTCCATCACCAAAGAGTTTGTTAAAATGCACGGGGGCGAAATAGTAGTTGAAAGTGAGCCAGGTTTGGGGAGTTGTTTTACATTATACCTAAATCTTGTACCCGTTGCGATTTCTGGACAAGAGCAAAAACATCCTGAAGAAGCGGACGTGCCAGATGCCACACCAGATAAAAAAGATGAAGAAAAAGAATCTGCCGACAAGCACCTTCGCGTAAAAAATGCCCCCCTTATTCTATTGGTTGAGGACAACGAGGATTTTAGGTTTTACCTTAAAGATAACCTGAGGGTTTTTTACAAAATCGAAGAGGCCTCAAATGGTAAGGAAGGCTGGCAAAAGGCGCTTGCACTACATCCAGATCTGATCGTTTCCGACATCAGTATGCCTGAAATGAATGGCAATGAGCTTTGCGGAAAATTAAAATCAGACGAAAGGACAAAGCATATACCGATTATTCTTTTAACGGCTTTAACCGGTGAAGAAGAACAGCTAAAAGGGTTAGAAATAGGAGCGAACGATTACATGACGAAACCCTTTAATTTTGAGATTTTACATTCCAAAATCAAGAATCTGCTCACGCTGCATCAAACCTTTAAAAAAACTTATTCCAGACAGGTGAGCATGGCTTCGCCAGAAATGGAGATCGAATCTGATGATGTGAAATTCCTGAACACTGCATTGCTTTACATTGAAGACAATCTCCATAAGCCTCAATTATCAGTGGAAGATCTGAGCAAGCATATGGTGATCAGTAGGGTGTCGTTATACAGAAAGTGCTTACGGGTTACCGGTAAAACCCCTGTTGATTTTATCAGGTCTGTTAAGCTCGAGAAAGCAGCGGTTTTATTGGAGAAAAGCACTAAAACAATTTCTGAAATCTGTTATATGGTCGGTTTTAGCACCCCTAACTATTTTGCAAAGGCATTCAGGGAAAAATACCAGGTACTTCCTTCAGAATATAGAGCAAAAAAAAGGGATTCGGATTAA
- a CDS encoding alpha-galactosidase (product_source=KO:K07407; cath_funfam=3.20.20.70; cleavage_site_network=SignalP-noTM; ko=KO:K07407; pfam=PF16499,PF17801; superfamily=51011,51445): MKRIASVLLLLCSMFTIDQTYAQQNFKNWAKTPPMGWNSWDCYGSSVTEAEVKANADYMASKLKSFGWEYIVVDIRWFVENDKAGGYNQTDPKYVIDKFGRYLPALNRFPSAADGQGFKNLAKYIHAKGLKFGIHIMRGIPTLAVKEKMPIKGTKYTADQIYSTALQCKWLTDNYTVDATKPGAQEYYDSIMELYASWGVDFIKVDDLSRPYHQGEIELIRKAIDKTGRPIVLSTSPGETPIEKAGHVQQHANMWRMVDDVWDTWPHITHLINVAQPWAPYIKPGTWPDCDMIPLGRISIRGERGGDRTSRLTKDEQQVLMTFFTIFRSPLMFGGDMPSLDPFTTSLLTNNAVLKMHRESTDVKFLFNDRKKVAVTSTNAKTRQHYLALFNLSDEPDLKEISVKPSDLGIAKIAKVTDSWTGKAVQNNGKQITVNLKPHSCVLYEIK, encoded by the coding sequence ATGAAAAGAATAGCATCAGTATTGCTTTTACTTTGTTCAATGTTCACAATTGATCAAACTTACGCGCAACAGAATTTTAAGAATTGGGCGAAGACTCCTCCGATGGGCTGGAATAGCTGGGACTGCTATGGCTCCTCTGTTACAGAAGCTGAAGTAAAAGCCAATGCAGATTACATGGCTTCCAAATTGAAATCTTTCGGATGGGAATATATCGTTGTGGATATCCGCTGGTTTGTGGAAAATGATAAAGCAGGAGGATATAACCAAACGGATCCAAAATATGTAATTGATAAATTTGGCCGTTATCTGCCTGCCCTGAACCGGTTCCCCTCAGCAGCAGACGGACAGGGCTTTAAAAACCTGGCAAAATATATACATGCTAAGGGATTAAAATTTGGTATTCATATTATGCGCGGCATCCCTACGCTTGCCGTTAAAGAAAAGATGCCAATTAAGGGTACAAAATATACCGCCGATCAGATCTATAGTACTGCCTTGCAATGCAAATGGCTTACTGATAATTATACGGTAGATGCTACAAAACCCGGTGCACAGGAATATTATGATTCAATAATGGAACTTTACGCCAGTTGGGGTGTCGACTTTATTAAAGTAGATGATCTCTCCCGCCCTTATCATCAGGGCGAAATAGAGCTCATCAGAAAAGCAATTGATAAAACAGGTCGCCCGATTGTATTGAGCACTTCACCAGGCGAAACGCCGATAGAAAAAGCAGGACACGTTCAACAACATGCAAATATGTGGAGAATGGTGGATGATGTATGGGATACCTGGCCACATATTACGCACCTGATTAATGTTGCCCAACCATGGGCGCCGTATATTAAGCCAGGAACCTGGCCTGATTGCGATATGATTCCTTTGGGTAGAATTTCCATTCGCGGAGAAAGAGGAGGCGACCGTACGAGCAGATTGACCAAGGATGAGCAGCAAGTGCTGATGACCTTCTTCACCATATTCCGCTCACCCCTGATGTTTGGTGGTGATATGCCGAGTCTGGATCCCTTTACCACTTCGCTGCTTACCAATAATGCTGTGCTTAAGATGCATAGAGAAAGTACGGATGTAAAATTTCTCTTTAACGATCGCAAGAAAGTTGCAGTAACATCAACGAATGCTAAAACCAGACAACACTATCTCGCCCTGTTCAATCTTTCTGATGAACCAGATTTAAAGGAAATTTCCGTAAAACCCTCAGATTTAGGGATAGCTAAAATAGCTAAAGTTACAGATAGCTGGACAGGAAAAGCTGTTCAGAATAATGGAAAACAAATAACCGTAAATCTTAAACCACATAGCTGTGTTTTGTATGAAATTAAGTAA